A window of the Zeugodacus cucurbitae isolate PBARC_wt_2022May chromosome 2, idZeuCucr1.2, whole genome shotgun sequence genome harbors these coding sequences:
- the Eno_1 gene encoding uncharacterized protein Eno_1 isoform X1, whose translation MASMRYFVLVALLGFAAVANAANAVRPTNMQGMIDEENAKCESGADSMACIKVRAMRFVDTVINNDNYKLGDVEVRSNGYQPAAADASGARSNDEERDFVDAVGDYLQGHDVTMDLPLGDAKVTVSSRNLANDELSLNVKLAGDGVVEGKGKKGNFFKKGKKHRLRKMIMPLMVLILLKAMTVIPMAIGILKIKAFNALALGFFSFIVSVGLAIFQLCKKIAAEHHSAHITAHGPWDGRAIGLSAAVNEPAYQPSEGAQSLAYKAYV comes from the exons ATGGCTTCGATGCGGTACTTCGTCCTCGTGGCGCTTTTGGGCTTCGCTGCCGTGGCGAATGCTGCTAATGCAGTACGACCAACGAACATGCAGGGCATGATCGATGAAGAGAATGCCAAATGCGAGAGCGGTGCTGATTCGATGGCCTGCATTAAGGTGCGCGCCATGCGTTTCGTCGACACAGTGATCAACAACGATAACTATAAA CTCGGCGACGTGGAGGTCCGGTCAAACGGCTATCAGCCCGCTGCCGCTGATGCCAGTGGTGCACGCTCAAACGACGAAGAACGTGATTTTGTCGATGCTGTCGGCGATTACCTGCAAGGACACGATGTTACCATGGACTTGCCTCTGGGTGATGCCAAGGTCACCGTCTCTTCACGCAATTTGGCCAACGATGAGTTGAGCCTTAATGTGAAATTGGCCGGTGATGGTGTGGTTGAGGGCAAGGGTAAGAAGGGCAACTTCTTCAAGAagg GCAAGAAGCACCGTTTGCGTAAAATGATTATGCCATTGATGGTGCTGATCCTATTGAAAGCGATGACTGTCATCCCAATGGCCATTGGTATACTGAAGATTAAGGCATTCAATGCTTTGGCGTTGGGCTTCTTCTCGTTCATTGTGTCGGTTGGTTTGGCCATTTTCCAATTGTGCAAGAAG ATCGCCGCTGAGCACCATTCCGCGCACATCACTGCCCACGGCCCTTGGGATGGCCGAGCTATTGGCTTATCTGCCGCCGTTAATGAGCCCGCATACCAACCAAGCGAGGGAGCACAGAGCTTGGCCTACAAAGCTTACGTTTAA
- the LOC105212408 gene encoding uncharacterized protein LOC105212408 → MAFRFTSLIAFGCLLLAAASPISAAAIDNSVAEPRIRNTDELLTTIVDKCFHANGLYCLKEKVLTYLDGVAGVEEDISGRAFNEDVIDKVIVDRVGRILNNNEFRMRLPETGFGSSVVSYSAARGFDVEVPETGARGEKKKDKLLLPLLLLMKLKLKVVMPILLGLIGLKAFKALILSKIAIKLVLGFLIYNLITKLSGAKMMMMPAPMPAAEYGPPSTTASSYDPSSWEPASGGPYARWDSQNLAYSSYHPSSSSYNSGSSSTGSSSSYSSSS, encoded by the exons ATGGCGTTCCGTTTTACGTCCTTAATCGCTTTCGGTTGTTTATTACTCGCTGCCGCTTCGCCAATCAGTGCTGCTGCCATTGATAATTCTGTGGCTGAGCCCCGCATTCGCAATACGGATGAGCTGCTCACCACCATTGTGGATAAGTGTTTCCATGCCAATGGACTGTATTGCTTGAAAGAGAAAGTTTTGACCTATTTGGATGGTGTGGCCGGTGTTGAGGAGGATATTAGTGGACGCGCTTTCAACGAGGATGTCATTGATAAGGTGATCGTGGATCGTGTTGGCAGAATCCTAAACAACAATGAATTCCGCATGCGCTTGCCCGAAACCGGATTCGGCAGCTCGGTCGTCAGTTATAGCGCCGCTCGTGGTTTTGACGTGGAAGTGCCTGAAACTGGAG CTCGCGGCGAAAAGAAGAAGGACAAATTGCTCCTCCCTCTGTTGTTGCTCATGAAACTGAAATTGAAGGTCGTCATGCCAATCCTACTTGGTCTGATTGGACTCAAAGCATTCAAGGCTTTGATTTTGTCGAAAATCGCTATCAAACTGGTACTTGGCTTCCTTATTTACAACTTGATCACCAAATTGTCCGGCGCTAAAATGATGATGATGCCCGCACCCATGCCAGCGGCCGAATACGGTCCACCCAGTACTACCGCCTCCTCATACGATCCAAGCAGCTGGGAACCAGCTAGCGGTGGTCCATATGCCCGTTGGGACTCACAGAACCTCGCTTACAGCTCATACCACCCAAGCTCCAGCTCATACAACTCCGGCTCCAGCTCCACCGGCTCATCGTCCAGCTACAGCTCATCAtcgtaa
- the LOC105212405 gene encoding uncharacterized protein LOC105212405, protein MRMFAIVFVVALTASATYAGTTQVAPTRSATDLAFDMYNSCLKDFSTSCVQPKAMQWFNQALQQDEIQITDKLSIVRTTRVQPIQQRSYNPQEQLFDDIDNFLATHALRVKAPEFFSTEEARSYVPDFLFSNVLTKDSVLPLAERDPNQGRGMVRKVLLPFLIGLKLKTTVLVPLALALIALKTWKAMTLGLLSLVLSGALVVFKIAKPKIINYEVVHYPHHVEHVEHIEHIPHHIDHFPHHVEHIVPHHIDIVPHHVDHHVDHHLDLPAHVEHVEHFEHPSPAWDPHAWARSSQEPQDAQDMAFAGQRQP, encoded by the exons ATGAGGATGTTCGCCATTGTATTCGTGGTGGCGCTAACCGCTAGCGCTACATACGCTGGTACCACTCAAGTGGCCCCAACGCGCTCCGCCACCGATCTGGCGTTCGACATGTACAATAGCTGCTTGAAGGACTTCAGCACAAGTTGTGTGCAACCGAAGGCTATGCAGTGGTTCAACCAGGCTCTTCAACAGGATGAGATTCAAATCACCGATAAGTTGTCTATTGTGCGCACAACTAGAGTGCAGCCCATACAACAGCGCTCCTATAACCCACAAGAGCAATTATTCGACGATATCGATAACTTCTTGGCCACACATGCATTGCGCGTTAAGGCGCCTGAATTCTTCAGCACCGAGGAAGCACGCTCATACGTTCCAGACTTTTTGTTCAGCAACGTCCTAACCAAAGATTCTGTTTTGCCGTTAGCAGAACGTGATCCCAATCAAG GTCGTGGCATGGTCCGTAAAGTGTTATTGCCCTTCCTCATCGGTTTGAAATTGAAGACCACTGTCTTGGTGCCACTTGCTTTGGCTTTGATCGCGCTCAAGACCTGGAAGGCCATGACTTTGGGTCTACTCTCATTGGTGTTGTCTGGCGCTTTAGTTGTTTTCAAAATTGCCAAGCCAAAG ATTATCAATTACGAAGTGGTGCATTATCCTCATCATGTCGAGCATGTGGAACATATCGAACATATTCCACACCACATCGATCATTTCCCTCATCATGTCGAACACATTGTGCCGCATCACATTGATATCGTGCCCCACCACGTGGATCATCATGTCGATCACCATTTGGATTTGCCAGCACATGTCGAACATGTTGAGCACTTCGAACATCCATCGCCCGCTTGGGATCCACACGCTTGGGCGCGTTCGTCTCAAGAACCACAAGACGCACAAGATATGGCTTTCGCTGGTCAAAGGCAACCTTAA
- the Eno_1 gene encoding uncharacterized protein Eno_1 isoform X2 encodes MASMRYFVLVALLGFAAVANAANAVRPTNMQGMIDEENAKCESGADSMACIKVRAMRFVDTVINNDNYKLGDVEVRSNGYQPAAADASGARSNDEERDFVDAVGDYLQGHDVTMDLPLGDAKVTVSSRNLANDELSLNVKLAGDGVVEGKGKKHRLRKMIMPLMVLILLKAMTVIPMAIGILKIKAFNALALGFFSFIVSVGLAIFQLCKKIAAEHHSAHITAHGPWDGRAIGLSAAVNEPAYQPSEGAQSLAYKAYV; translated from the exons ATGGCTTCGATGCGGTACTTCGTCCTCGTGGCGCTTTTGGGCTTCGCTGCCGTGGCGAATGCTGCTAATGCAGTACGACCAACGAACATGCAGGGCATGATCGATGAAGAGAATGCCAAATGCGAGAGCGGTGCTGATTCGATGGCCTGCATTAAGGTGCGCGCCATGCGTTTCGTCGACACAGTGATCAACAACGATAACTATAAA CTCGGCGACGTGGAGGTCCGGTCAAACGGCTATCAGCCCGCTGCCGCTGATGCCAGTGGTGCACGCTCAAACGACGAAGAACGTGATTTTGTCGATGCTGTCGGCGATTACCTGCAAGGACACGATGTTACCATGGACTTGCCTCTGGGTGATGCCAAGGTCACCGTCTCTTCACGCAATTTGGCCAACGATGAGTTGAGCCTTAATGTGAAATTGGCCGGTGATGGTGTGGTTGAGGGCAAGG GCAAGAAGCACCGTTTGCGTAAAATGATTATGCCATTGATGGTGCTGATCCTATTGAAAGCGATGACTGTCATCCCAATGGCCATTGGTATACTGAAGATTAAGGCATTCAATGCTTTGGCGTTGGGCTTCTTCTCGTTCATTGTGTCGGTTGGTTTGGCCATTTTCCAATTGTGCAAGAAG ATCGCCGCTGAGCACCATTCCGCGCACATCACTGCCCACGGCCCTTGGGATGGCCGAGCTATTGGCTTATCTGCCGCCGTTAATGAGCCCGCATACCAACCAAGCGAGGGAGCACAGAGCTTGGCCTACAAAGCTTACGTTTAA